Proteins from one Burkholderia sp. genomic window:
- a CDS encoding SDR family oxidoreductase — MPHETDLREVPVVLVTGAARRAGRAFATHFGACGYRVAVHYDRSVEAATEAVGKIGTDGGAAVAVQADLSAAAACDMLIDAVYTRFGRLDVLVNNASVFWQDYFPSFDLAAFDSAWTVNCRAPILLARAFYKRANAAGQQGVVINVIDQKIKKNFHRDHFSYTVAKAALGNLTQMLAMSAAPVLRVNAVFPGLMLPSDDQTEADFAHASRASTPLARIAGPEDVANAILLLTDSVYNGVDFVVDAGQNLIRVDQDVLYKHRSPTRDT, encoded by the coding sequence ATGCCGCACGAAACCGACCTGCGCGAGGTACCCGTGGTGCTGGTGACGGGTGCCGCGCGTCGCGCGGGCCGCGCCTTCGCCACGCACTTCGGCGCGTGCGGCTATCGTGTCGCGGTCCACTATGACCGCTCAGTCGAGGCAGCGACCGAGGCAGTCGGCAAGATCGGCACGGACGGCGGCGCGGCCGTTGCGGTGCAGGCAGACCTATCCGCAGCAGCAGCCTGCGATATGCTGATCGACGCCGTTTATACGCGCTTCGGGCGGCTCGACGTGCTCGTCAATAATGCTTCGGTGTTCTGGCAAGACTACTTCCCCAGCTTCGATCTGGCCGCCTTCGACAGCGCCTGGACCGTTAACTGCCGAGCTCCTATCCTGCTCGCACGGGCTTTCTACAAGCGCGCCAACGCCGCCGGCCAGCAGGGTGTGGTGATCAACGTGATCGACCAAAAAATCAAGAAGAACTTCCATCGCGATCACTTCAGCTACACGGTAGCGAAGGCCGCGCTCGGAAACCTGACCCAAATGCTGGCAATGTCGGCCGCGCCGGTGCTGCGCGTCAACGCGGTGTTTCCGGGACTGATGCTACCCAGCGACGACCAGACTGAGGCCGACTTCGCGCATGCGAGCCGTGCATCCACGCCGCTCGCGCGCATTGCCGGGCCAGAGGATGTCGCCAACGCGATCTTGCTGCTGACAGACAGTGTCTACAATGGCGTGGATTTCGTGGTGGATGCGGGACAGAACCTGATTCGCGTCGACCAGGACGTGCTCTACAAGCATCGCTCTCCGACACGCGACACCTGA